In Panacibacter ginsenosidivorans, the following proteins share a genomic window:
- a CDS encoding GDSL-type esterase/lipase family protein has product MLAKSLASLFIAFLCSATIFAQVSLPFAGEIQKFRQADSTQMPSQNEILFVGSSSFTKWTDVQNYFPAYPIINRGFGGSTLLDVTMYADDVIFPYHPKQIVIYCGENDLAYVDTVSAQTVANRFITLFDVIRHVWNEVPIDFISIKPSPSREKLMPKMIEANKLIKSFLASKKNTAFIDVFSKMLTQDGKLMPGIYIEDKLHMNAKGYAIWQKEIEPYLVK; this is encoded by the coding sequence ATGCTTGCAAAATCTCTAGCTTCATTATTTATTGCATTCCTTTGTTCAGCTACCATTTTTGCACAGGTGTCTTTACCATTCGCAGGTGAGATACAAAAATTCAGGCAGGCAGACAGCACGCAAATGCCTTCACAAAACGAGATTCTTTTTGTAGGCAGCTCTTCTTTTACAAAATGGACAGATGTACAAAATTATTTTCCTGCTTACCCAATTATCAATCGCGGCTTTGGTGGCTCTACATTGCTGGATGTAACGATGTATGCAGATGATGTTATTTTTCCTTATCATCCAAAACAGATTGTTATCTATTGTGGTGAGAATGATCTTGCTTATGTTGATACTGTTTCCGCTCAAACTGTTGCCAATCGTTTTATTACTTTGTTCGATGTCATTAGACATGTTTGGAATGAAGTTCCAATTGATTTCATTTCAATCAAACCAAGCCCAAGCCGCGAAAAGCTGATGCCCAAAATGATTGAGGCAAATAAACTCATCAAAAGTTTTCTTGCTTCCAAAAAGAACACAGCTTTTATAGATGTGTTTTCAAAAATGCTTACACAAGACGGAAAACTAATGCCCGGAATATACATAGAAGACAAATTGCACATGAACGCAAAAGGTTATGCTATCTGGCAAAAAGAGATTGAGCCATATTTAGTAAAATAG